One stretch of Nicotiana tabacum cultivar K326 chromosome 18, ASM71507v2, whole genome shotgun sequence DNA includes these proteins:
- the LOC107806960 gene encoding superoxide dismutase [Cu-Zn], chloroplastic, with the protein MAAHTIFTTTTSTTNSLLFSIAAPNTNPSPSLHSSFHGVSLNLKSKTPQSLTLSAATAPKLLTVFAATKKAVAVLKGNSNVEGVVTLSQDDDGPTTVKVRITGLTPGLHGFHLHEFGDTTNGCMSTGPHFNPDGKTHGAPEDEIRHAGDLGNIVANADGVAEATIVDNQIPLTGPNSVIGRALVVHELEDDLGKGGHELSLTTGNAGGRLACGILGLTPI; encoded by the exons ATGGCCGCCCACACAATATTCACCACCACCACCAGCACTACCAATTCTTTGTTATTCTCAATCGCTGCCCCTAACACCAACCCCTCTCCTTCACTTCACTCTTCTTTCCACGGTGTTTCCCTCAATCTCAAGTCAAAGACTCCCCAATCTTTGACACTTTCTGCTGCCACTGCTCCTAAACTTCTCACTGTTTTTGCTGCTACTAAGAAAGCTGTTGCTGTCCTTAAGGGAAATTCCAATGTTGAGGGCGTTGTCACTCTCTCCCAAGATGATGATG GTCCAACCACTGTGAAAGTTCGCATAACTGGACTTACACCTGGACTTCATGGATTCCATTTA CACGAGTTCGGTGACACTACAAACGGGTGTATGTCTACAG GACCCCATTTCAATCCTGATGGCAAGACACATGGAGCTCCTGAAGATGAAATCCGTCATGCGGGTGACCTGGGAAACATAGTGGCCAATGCCGATG GTGTGGCTGAAGCAACAATTGTAGATAATCAG ATACCATTGACTGGTCCAAATTCAGTTATTGGAAGAGCACTTGTGGTTCACGAGCTTGAGGATGACCTTGGAAAGG GTGGCCATGAACTCAGCCTTACCACTGGGAATGCTGGTGGACGATTGGCATGTG GCATACTTGGTTTGACTCCAATATGA